Within the Planctomonas sp. JC2975 genome, the region CCTTGTGCGGCATCCCGACGCGAACATCCTGGTGGATCCGGCCATCTGCGACGACGTCCATCACCGGGTCCTTCCGCAACTACCGGCTCCTCTTCGCGCGTTGGTCGCCCCGCCAGCATCCGTCGCCAGCACGCAGTCTTCATTGCGGGACGCCGGCCTCTCATTCGCGGACATCGAGTTCGCGCTCCCCACTCATTTGCACTGGGATCACGTATCAGGGCTCGTGGATGCACCCGAGATCCCGATCCGGGTTACCGAGCGCGAATGGCGCTGGGCGATGGCGGGCGTGCTGGCACCGGCCGGTGTCGCGCGTCGTGCCCTCGTCGGCCGGGAAGTCGACTACTACGACCTCGACGGGCCTCCGCTGCTCGGATTCGCCCGCAGCCACGACCTGTTTGGTGATGGATCCGTTACCGTCCTCGACATGTCCGGCCATACTCCGGGCAGCGTCGGTTTCCTGCTGCATCTGGACGACGGACGAGGAACCGGGCGTCCGCATTGGGCACTTCTGGTCGGCGATGCTGCATGGCACACCGTCCAGGTCACCAACGTCAGGGGCAAAGGCCTCGCCCGGGCCTTCGACAGCGACCGATCTGGCGCGCTGGAGGTGATCCGCACACTATCGGAGCTCGACGAGTCGATCGCGATCGTGCCGAGCCACGACGCCGAGGCGGCCGTCCGCTTCTTCCCATCCGCGAACTGAACACCGTCGATCAACCAGGAAGGACCAACCGCATGGATGTGATCGAGATACAGCAACGCGTCCATGAGGCGTGGACGCAGCAACGCTGGGACGACTGGGCCCGAACATGCGCTAACGGCTACCAGTTCCGCCTCTACCCGACCACTCGACTCGACCTCGAACAGACCCTCACGTGGAGCCGAGCATGGTTCACGGCATTCCCCGACTACCGCGACGAAGTGGCCGCGGTCTACGTGTCCAACTCAGCTGTCGCGTACGAGCTACTAAACGCCGGAACCTCACGCGCCGACCTGCTCCTGTTCGGAAACACCGTCGCACCGCACACACCCGG harbors:
- a CDS encoding MBL fold metallo-hydrolase, translating into MTATRPNSSAGGAPDISARGRLFPSLLTVAGAMADVMTGAIRPHRQTLARSSGAAGLPAARETVTLTAFRQVRREVATPTVADGLRHPARVGNAMTSFLVRHPDANILVDPAICDDVHHRVLPQLPAPLRALVAPPASVASTQSSLRDAGLSFADIEFALPTHLHWDHVSGLVDAPEIPIRVTEREWRWAMAGVLAPAGVARRALVGREVDYYDLDGPPLLGFARSHDLFGDGSVTVLDMSGHTPGSVGFLLHLDDGRGTGRPHWALLVGDAAWHTVQVTNVRGKGLARAFDSDRSGALEVIRTLSELDESIAIVPSHDAEAAVRFFPSAN
- a CDS encoding ester cyclase codes for the protein MDVIEIQQRVHEAWTQQRWDDWARTCANGYQFRLYPTTRLDLEQTLTWSRAWFTAFPDYRDEVAAVYVSNSAVAYELLNAGTSRADLLLFGNTVAPHTPGRRIRLRYVKVLDLNADGQVVQDRQYLDPNTLVAQLAP